In the Theobroma cacao cultivar B97-61/B2 chromosome 1, Criollo_cocoa_genome_V2, whole genome shotgun sequence genome, one interval contains:
- the LOC18612617 gene encoding protein FAR1-RELATED SEQUENCE 5 isoform X2 yields MDLDKEVGTVDSSEEKTAEPEGREILEPYVGMEFESEDDARKFYVEYARQVGFVVRIMQRRRSGIDGRTLARRLGCNKQGFSPNHKGTFGPDKKPRPSAREGCKATILVKMEKTGKWVVTRFVKEHNHPLIATANGFSTTGDKDKKIEELSMELAHQEQLCSAYREKLFTFMNNVEEQTEELSSKIQVIVDNVRKLESETQRFSHRR; encoded by the exons A TGGATTTAGATAAGGAAGTTGGGACAGTCGACAGCTCTGAAGAAAAAACAGCCGAACCAGAAGGAAGAGAAATCTTAGAGCCGTATGTGGGTATGGAATTTGAATCTGAAGATGATGCTAGGAAATTCTACGTAGAGTATGCCAGACAGGTTGGATTTGTGGTGCGCATTATGCAGCGCCGTCGTTCAGGAATTGATGGAAGAACTCTTGCTCGCCGTCTAGGATGTAACAAACAGGGCTTCTCTCCTAATCATAAGGGCACATTTGGACCAGACAAGAAGCCACGCCCCAGCGCACGAGAAGGTTGCAAAGCTACTATCTTGGTAAAGATGGAAAAGACTGGAAAATGGGTTGTTACGAGATTTGTAAAGGAGCATAATCATCCTCTTATTGCGACAGCCAATGGATTCAGTACTACG GGTGATAAGGacaagaaaattgaagaactCTCTATGGAGTTAGCGCATCAAGAGCAATTATGTTCAGCTTATCGAGAAAAGTTGTTCACTTTTATGAATAACGTAGAGGAGCAAACAGAAGAACTATcttcaaaaattcaagttaTTGTTGACAATGTTAGGAAGCTTGAATCTGAAACGCAGAGATTCTCCCACCGAAGATAG
- the LOC18612617 gene encoding protein FAR1-RELATED SEQUENCE 12 isoform X1: MYRSTKLMHVDLDKEVGTVDSSEEKTAEPEGREILEPYVGMEFESEDDARKFYVEYARQVGFVVRIMQRRRSGIDGRTLARRLGCNKQGFSPNHKGTFGPDKKPRPSAREGCKATILVKMEKTGKWVVTRFVKEHNHPLIATANGFSTTGDKDKKIEELSMELAHQEQLCSAYREKLFTFMNNVEEQTEELSSKIQVIVDNVRKLESETQRFSHRR, translated from the exons ATGTATAGGTCGACAAAGCTTATGCATG TGGATTTAGATAAGGAAGTTGGGACAGTCGACAGCTCTGAAGAAAAAACAGCCGAACCAGAAGGAAGAGAAATCTTAGAGCCGTATGTGGGTATGGAATTTGAATCTGAAGATGATGCTAGGAAATTCTACGTAGAGTATGCCAGACAGGTTGGATTTGTGGTGCGCATTATGCAGCGCCGTCGTTCAGGAATTGATGGAAGAACTCTTGCTCGCCGTCTAGGATGTAACAAACAGGGCTTCTCTCCTAATCATAAGGGCACATTTGGACCAGACAAGAAGCCACGCCCCAGCGCACGAGAAGGTTGCAAAGCTACTATCTTGGTAAAGATGGAAAAGACTGGAAAATGGGTTGTTACGAGATTTGTAAAGGAGCATAATCATCCTCTTATTGCGACAGCCAATGGATTCAGTACTACG GGTGATAAGGacaagaaaattgaagaactCTCTATGGAGTTAGCGCATCAAGAGCAATTATGTTCAGCTTATCGAGAAAAGTTGTTCACTTTTATGAATAACGTAGAGGAGCAAACAGAAGAACTATcttcaaaaattcaagttaTTGTTGACAATGTTAGGAAGCTTGAATCTGAAACGCAGAGATTCTCCCACCGAAGATAG